The Toxorhynchites rutilus septentrionalis strain SRP chromosome 3, ASM2978413v1, whole genome shotgun sequence genome includes a region encoding these proteins:
- the LOC129779025 gene encoding uncharacterized protein LOC129779025 isoform X1 yields the protein MTQRWNSEQNEHFVELYKEQTILWNCMDPNYKNRDLRKASLEYIRSEVGLSDTKEVTKKIKNLRSTYNQEKLKIEKSKRSGCGTDEIYKPSVQWFDAMDYIMNIIHLKEKQTISNLEPFHASTSGSDFAEEITIIDEEYLDATDENNADEILPKKPSNRRSKKKLSTEQSTIQAAVNELKELNNNLTVSASSMGEPEDECEAIGRHVIMQLRQLSPIDRIDATDEIHAILSRYRKNALCVSRMQYTYSDHEYTETSQATVGFPPRSP from the exons atgacgcaaagaTGGAATTCGGAACAAAATGAACACTTTGTGGAATTATATAAAGAACAAACCATTTTGTGGAACTGTATGGATCCCAATTATAAAAACAGAGATTTGCGTAAAGCCTCGCTTGAATACATTCGTTCAGAAGTGGGGTTATCGGATACGAAAgaagttacaaaaaaaataaaaaatttacgtTCTACATACAACCAggagaaattaaaaattgagaaaagcaAACGAAGCGGATGTGGTACTGATGAGATATATAAACCTTCCGTCCAATGGTTCGATGCCATGGATTACATCATGAATATTATTCATCTGaaggaaaaacaaacaataagtaaTCTA gaACCATTTCATGCATCAACATCTGGGAGCGATTTTGCTGAAGAAATTACAATAATCGATGAGGAGTACCTCGATGCTACTGATGAAAACAACGCTGATGAAATCCTACCAAAGAAGCCATCGAACAGAAGATCGAAGAAGAAATTGTCAACTGAGCAGTCTACAATACAAGCGGCCGTGAATGAACTGAAGGAACTGAATAATAATTTAACAGTGTCTGCCTCGAGTATGGGAGAACCAGAAGATGAATGTGAGGCAATTGGAAGACATGTTATAATGCAGCTCAGACAGTTATCCCCAATTGATAGAATTGATGCGACAGatgaaatacatgcaattctttCTAGATACCGTAAGAATGCCCTCTGCGTCAGTAGAATGCAATACACATATTCTGATCACGAATATACTGAAACATCACAGGCGACTGTAGGTTTTCCACCAAGATCACCCTAA
- the LOC129779025 gene encoding uncharacterized protein LOC129779025 isoform X2: MTQRWNSEQNEHFVELYKEQTILWNCMDPNYKNRDLRKASLEYIRSEVGLSDTKEVTKKIKNLRSTYNQEKLKIEKSKRSGCGTDEIYKPSVQWFDAMDYIMNIIHLKEKQTISNLEPFHASTSGSDFAEEITIIDEEYLDATDENNADEILPKKPSNRRSKKKLSTEQSTIQAAVNELKELNNNLTVSASSMGEPEDECEAIGRHVIMQLRQYRKNALCVSRMQYTYSDHEYTETSQATVGFPPRSP; this comes from the exons atgacgcaaagaTGGAATTCGGAACAAAATGAACACTTTGTGGAATTATATAAAGAACAAACCATTTTGTGGAACTGTATGGATCCCAATTATAAAAACAGAGATTTGCGTAAAGCCTCGCTTGAATACATTCGTTCAGAAGTGGGGTTATCGGATACGAAAgaagttacaaaaaaaataaaaaatttacgtTCTACATACAACCAggagaaattaaaaattgagaaaagcaAACGAAGCGGATGTGGTACTGATGAGATATATAAACCTTCCGTCCAATGGTTCGATGCCATGGATTACATCATGAATATTATTCATCTGaaggaaaaacaaacaataagtaaTCTA gaACCATTTCATGCATCAACATCTGGGAGCGATTTTGCTGAAGAAATTACAATAATCGATGAGGAGTACCTCGATGCTACTGATGAAAACAACGCTGATGAAATCCTACCAAAGAAGCCATCGAACAGAAGATCGAAGAAGAAATTGTCAACTGAGCAGTCTACAATACAAGCGGCCGTGAATGAACTGAAGGAACTGAATAATAATTTAACAGTGTCTGCCTCGAGTATGGGAGAACCAGAAGATGAATGTGAGGCAATTGGAAGACATGTTATAATGCAGCTCAGACA ATACCGTAAGAATGCCCTCTGCGTCAGTAGAATGCAATACACATATTCTGATCACGAATATACTGAAACATCACAGGCGACTGTAGGTTTTCCACCAAGATCACCCTAA